Proteins from a genomic interval of Aminivibrio sp.:
- a CDS encoding hydrogenase maturation protease — translation MNRTILWCIGSPILLDDGVGPALFAELEAFPAEGITPVNCETTPENHIAPLRKNPPRVLIVADAADLGLPGGSVRRMSLEDTGDIPFSSHGIPLSLLLEPFRDTMEIIVIGIQPARRGFGDRLSPEAADAVKRVADALRSGRTGELERYQENRSPR, via the coding sequence ATGAACCGGACAATCCTGTGGTGCATCGGCAGCCCTATCCTTCTGGACGACGGCGTCGGCCCCGCCCTTTTCGCCGAACTGGAGGCATTCCCCGCCGAAGGGATTACCCCGGTGAACTGCGAAACCACGCCGGAAAACCACATCGCGCCCCTCAGAAAAAATCCGCCCCGGGTCCTCATCGTGGCCGATGCCGCCGACTTGGGACTTCCGGGAGGATCGGTCCGCCGAATGAGCCTGGAGGACACGGGGGACATTCCCTTCAGCAGCCACGGCATCCCCCTATCCCTCCTCCTGGAGCCTTTCAGGGACACCATGGAGATAATCGTCATCGGCATCCAGCCGGCGAGAAGGGGGTTCGGCGACAGGCTCTCACCGGAAGCGGCTGACGCAGTGAAACGGGTCGCCGACGCACTCCGCTCTGGACGCACGGGTGAACTGGAGCGCTACCAGGAAAACCGGTCGCCCAGATAG
- the lptB gene encoding LPS export ABC transporter ATP-binding protein, with translation MSKAINARSLCKAYKGRTVVSEVNLDVHMGEIVGLLGPNGAGKTTTFYMIVGLVKPDSGVVSINSRELTALPVYRRARLGVGYLPQEASIFRNLTVRENLELVLQENPPPEEPASNVVDKLIEDFGLQKITNIPGYSLSGGERRRVEIARSLAILPDFLLLDEPFSGIDPIAVYDIQQIILTLRKKGFGILLTDHNVRDTLAITDRAYLIHQGKIVIEGSPQDVAESEVARKFYLGDRFSW, from the coding sequence ATGAGCAAGGCAATAAACGCCCGGTCCCTCTGCAAGGCCTACAAGGGCCGCACAGTGGTTTCCGAGGTGAACCTGGACGTCCACATGGGCGAGATCGTGGGGCTCCTCGGCCCCAACGGGGCGGGGAAGACCACTACCTTCTATATGATCGTCGGACTTGTCAAGCCCGATTCGGGGGTTGTCTCGATCAATTCACGGGAACTTACGGCCTTGCCGGTCTACCGCAGGGCCCGTCTGGGCGTGGGGTATCTCCCCCAGGAGGCGTCCATCTTCCGGAACCTCACGGTGAGGGAAAACCTCGAGCTTGTGCTCCAGGAGAACCCACCCCCCGAGGAACCGGCGAGCAACGTGGTGGACAAGCTGATAGAGGATTTCGGCCTCCAGAAGATCACCAACATCCCCGGCTATTCTCTCAGCGGAGGGGAGCGTCGGCGGGTGGAAATCGCCAGGAGTCTCGCCATCCTGCCGGATTTTCTCCTTCTGGACGAGCCTTTCAGCGGCATCGACCCCATCGCCGTCTACGACATCCAGCAGATCATTCTCACCCTGCGGAAGAAGGGATTCGGCATCCTGCTGACGGACCACAACGTCCGGGATACCCTGGCCATCACGGACAGGGCCTACCTCATCCACCAAGGTAAAATCGTCATCGAAGGCTCTCCCCAGGATGTGGCGGAGAGCGAAGTGGCACGGAAGTTCTATCTGGGCGACCGGTTTTCCTGGTAG
- the thrB gene encoding homoserine kinase codes for MIPLRVKVPASSANLGSGFDTVGLALSLYNFFDVLEVLPPGRYEVDVVGEGGGEESLVTRNGVIQSYERACREWGMEPPGLHLRTMNAIPMKRGLGSSSSAIVGGVAIANELRERPLPKEELLPMMVAMEGHPDNVVPCCLGGMVVSCWDGGNLRFVRMPPLPPDMVAVVAVPAVELSTEDARKALPKEVSMKDAVYNLSRSALLAASWATGNWDNLPWAMDDRLHQPFRARLFPGGEAILEEVRRIPQCSGVAISGSGPSVLAFARGEAHRLAELMCSIFTRSGVRSRFFVLSEDSAGVTVAKNVSGTDIFRSLRKGSAFPMAFGVDGSGRCVVEEVISDMDVAKIAVLGVPDVPGVAARLFSDLAAVGVGAEMIVQSVMRGQMNDIAFIVKQSLLGDAIAICRSFSSGVGAQGVTFDAEVAKVALKGDLISGCPEIPSQMFSVLAGCRINIDMIAAASTVIACIVASPDMEGAASALSQAFLRS; via the coding sequence GTGATCCCGCTCCGGGTGAAGGTGCCCGCGTCGAGCGCAAACCTCGGCTCGGGTTTCGACACGGTGGGGCTGGCCCTTTCGCTCTATAACTTCTTCGATGTCCTGGAGGTCCTGCCTCCGGGACGGTACGAGGTGGATGTTGTGGGTGAGGGAGGCGGCGAGGAATCCCTTGTGACCCGCAACGGCGTGATCCAGAGCTACGAACGGGCCTGCAGAGAGTGGGGCATGGAGCCTCCGGGGCTTCACCTCAGGACCATGAACGCCATTCCCATGAAGCGGGGCCTGGGCAGTTCGTCTTCGGCCATCGTAGGCGGTGTGGCCATCGCCAATGAACTGCGGGAGCGTCCCTTGCCGAAGGAGGAGCTTCTTCCCATGATGGTGGCCATGGAAGGCCATCCTGACAACGTGGTGCCCTGCTGCCTCGGCGGCATGGTGGTGAGCTGCTGGGACGGCGGGAATCTCCGTTTCGTCCGGATGCCGCCCCTCCCCCCGGACATGGTCGCCGTGGTGGCTGTGCCGGCGGTGGAGCTGAGCACGGAAGATGCCCGGAAAGCCCTGCCGAAGGAAGTCTCCATGAAGGACGCGGTTTACAACCTGAGCCGCTCAGCCCTCCTGGCAGCTTCCTGGGCTACGGGGAACTGGGACAATCTTCCCTGGGCCATGGACGACCGGCTTCACCAGCCTTTCAGGGCGCGGCTTTTCCCCGGAGGCGAGGCGATTCTCGAAGAGGTCCGCCGAATTCCCCAGTGTTCGGGGGTGGCCATCAGCGGCTCGGGGCCGAGCGTGCTTGCTTTTGCCCGGGGCGAGGCCCACAGGCTTGCGGAGCTCATGTGTTCCATCTTCACCCGGTCCGGCGTCCGGTCCCGTTTTTTTGTCCTCTCGGAGGATTCCGCCGGGGTGACGGTGGCAAAAAACGTCAGCGGTACCGATATTTTCCGCTCTCTCAGGAAAGGAAGTGCGTTCCCCATGGCTTTCGGTGTAGACGGTTCCGGCAGGTGCGTCGTGGAAGAAGTGATCAGCGACATGGACGTGGCGAAGATTGCCGTTCTGGGGGTTCCCGATGTTCCCGGCGTTGCGGCCAGGTTGTTCTCCGATCTTGCCGCTGTGGGCGTGGGTGCGGAGATGATAGTCCAGAGCGTCATGAGGGGGCAGATGAACGACATCGCCTTCATCGTGAAGCAGAGCCTTCTTGGGGACGCCATCGCCATCTGCAGGTCCTTCTCTTCAGGCGTGGGGGCCCAGGGAGTCACCTTCGACGCGGAGGTGGCGAAGGTAGCCCTGAAGGGGGATCTTATCTCAGGGTGTCCGGAGATTCCGTCCCAGATGTTCTCCGTCCTTGCGGGGTGCAGGATCAATATCGACATGATAGCGGCGGCCTCCACGGTCATCGCCTGCATCGTGGCCTCCCCCGACATGGAGGGAGCCGCATCCGCCCTGTCCCAGGCGTTTCTTCGCTCCTAG
- the thrC gene encoding threonine synthase, with protein sequence MRKGILYSYERFFPLTERTPRLSLCEGDTPLVPLRNIGRDLGVELYGKYDGLNPTGSFKDRGMVLAVSKALEEGAKALICASTGNTSASAAAYGAAAGIPCFVLLPAGKVATGKLAQALIYGARVIAVRGNFDRALEMAREASREKGSLAIVNSVNPYRLFGQRSASWEICDELDGAPDWLVLPVGNAGNISAYCAGFEFYREIGRIGKLPRLMGVQAEGAAPLAKGSPVDEPETVATAIRIGRPVSADKARRAVEITSGQFLSVSDDEILDAQKMLASSDGIFAEPASCAPLAALVKLRKNGRLPGGLRIVMVLTGNGLKDPDSAVSRVDLPVEIDGTPEALAEVLGL encoded by the coding sequence ATGAGAAAAGGCATTCTGTATTCGTACGAGCGTTTTTTCCCCCTTACCGAGCGGACTCCCCGTCTTTCCCTGTGCGAGGGGGACACTCCCCTTGTTCCGCTACGGAACATCGGCCGGGATCTCGGTGTGGAGCTGTACGGCAAGTATGACGGCTTGAACCCCACGGGGTCCTTCAAGGACCGGGGTATGGTGCTGGCGGTGTCGAAGGCCCTGGAGGAGGGGGCGAAGGCACTCATCTGCGCGTCCACGGGGAACACCTCCGCCTCGGCGGCTGCTTACGGCGCCGCTGCGGGAATTCCCTGCTTCGTTTTGCTGCCGGCGGGGAAGGTGGCCACGGGAAAGCTTGCCCAAGCCCTGATCTACGGCGCCCGGGTAATCGCCGTCCGGGGCAATTTCGACAGGGCCCTTGAAATGGCCCGGGAGGCTTCCAGGGAAAAGGGAAGCCTCGCCATCGTGAACTCTGTCAACCCGTACCGGCTGTTCGGCCAGAGGAGCGCTTCGTGGGAGATCTGCGACGAGCTGGACGGCGCGCCGGACTGGTTGGTTCTGCCCGTGGGCAACGCCGGAAACATCAGCGCCTACTGCGCCGGTTTCGAGTTTTACAGAGAGATTGGTCGTATAGGCAAACTCCCGAGGCTGATGGGCGTCCAGGCTGAGGGGGCGGCTCCCCTGGCGAAGGGAAGCCCGGTGGACGAACCGGAGACGGTGGCTACCGCCATCAGGATCGGCCGCCCCGTGAGTGCCGACAAAGCACGGCGGGCCGTGGAAATCACGAGCGGCCAGTTCCTCTCCGTTTCCGACGACGAGATTCTGGATGCCCAGAAAATGCTGGCTTCGTCGGACGGTATCTTCGCCGAACCTGCTTCCTGCGCGCCTCTGGCCGCACTGGTGAAGCTCCGGAAAAACGGAAGACTTCCCGGGGGGCTGCGGATCGTCATGGTGCTCACCGGTAACGGCCTGAAGGATCCCGATTCCGCGGTGAGCAGGGTGGATCTGCCGGTGGAGATCGACGGGACTCCCGAGGCGCTGGCGGAGGTGCTCGGGCTGTGA